The following proteins come from a genomic window of Kocuria palustris:
- a CDS encoding sterol carrier family protein, with amino-acid sequence MARRRIDPADGTLAVAAWRRDDEPPRSTIATAVRFTLEELAERAPGNSVEVRVPPLGVTQCIEGPRHTRGTPPNVVETDARTWLELATGRLSWADAVADRRVAASGTRTDLSGVLPLLGA; translated from the coding sequence ATGGCCCGGCGACGAATCGATCCCGCCGACGGCACCCTGGCCGTGGCCGCCTGGCGACGCGACGACGAGCCCCCGCGCAGCACGATCGCCACGGCCGTGCGCTTCACCCTCGAGGAGCTCGCCGAGCGCGCGCCGGGCAACTCGGTGGAGGTGCGCGTTCCGCCCCTGGGCGTGACCCAGTGCATCGAGGGCCCGCGCCACACCCGCGGCACCCCGCCGAACGTGGTCGAGACCGATGCCCGGACGTGGCTCGAGCTGGCCACCGGGCGCCTGAGCTGGGCCGATGCCGTGGCCGATCGCCGAGTGGCGGCCTCCGGGACCCGCACCGATCTCTCGGGCGTCCTGCCGCTGCTCGGGGCCTGA
- a CDS encoding asparaginase, producing the protein MTMQNPSPDETFAASSAVEIARLRRSGFVETRHIGSAVVTGPDGSRLISLGDVDTPIFPRSTLKPFQTIAAMNSGAILSLGQIAIASGSHRADDDQVAAVRSILEEAGVAETALQCPAVGRHRPEEQDSRLFYNCSGKHAAFLAACAVNDWDLQTYLDPQHPLQQEVLRVIAEVTGEQPSLVGVDGCGAPLAAISLSGLGRAYASLGAAARNIRAEARMATVATAMLDYPEFVEGPGRSNTVIMEQLDVIAKLGAEGVLGLGTADGYSVAVKTLDGSGRINALVGLNLLIAVGAIDPERARPVIEDATPSITGAEAVVGGFELAPAVVDVLREHGQEPVEPAGARRRG; encoded by the coding sequence ATGACGATGCAGAATCCGAGTCCCGACGAGACCTTCGCCGCCTCCTCCGCCGTGGAGATCGCCCGCCTGCGGCGCAGCGGCTTCGTGGAGACCCGCCATATCGGCTCCGCAGTGGTGACCGGCCCGGACGGCTCCCGGCTGATCAGCCTGGGCGATGTCGACACGCCGATCTTCCCCCGCTCCACTCTCAAGCCGTTCCAGACGATCGCCGCCATGAACTCCGGGGCGATCCTCAGCCTGGGCCAGATCGCGATCGCCTCCGGCTCCCACCGCGCCGACGACGACCAGGTTGCCGCCGTGCGCTCCATCCTCGAGGAGGCCGGCGTGGCGGAGACGGCCCTGCAGTGCCCGGCCGTGGGGCGCCACCGCCCGGAGGAGCAGGACTCGCGCCTGTTCTACAACTGCTCGGGCAAGCACGCGGCCTTCCTCGCGGCATGCGCGGTCAACGACTGGGATTTGCAGACCTATCTGGATCCGCAGCACCCGCTGCAGCAGGAGGTGCTGCGCGTGATCGCCGAGGTCACCGGCGAGCAGCCCTCCCTCGTGGGGGTCGACGGCTGCGGGGCTCCCCTGGCCGCGATCTCGCTGAGCGGACTCGGCAGGGCGTACGCCTCCCTAGGCGCCGCCGCGCGCAACATCCGCGCAGAGGCCCGCATGGCCACGGTCGCCACCGCCATGCTCGACTACCCCGAGTTCGTCGAGGGCCCCGGCCGGTCGAACACCGTGATCATGGAGCAGCTCGACGTCATCGCCAAGCTCGGCGCCGAGGGCGTGCTGGGGCTGGGCACCGCCGACGGCTACTCGGTGGCCGTCAAGACCCTCGACGGCTCCGGGCGCATCAACGCGCTCGTGGGCCTGAACCTGCTGATCGCCGTCGGGGCGATCGACCCCGAGCGGGCCCGGCCCGTGATCGAGGACGCCACCCCGTCCATCACGGGCGCCGAGGCGGTCGTGGGCGGATTCGAGCTGGCCCCCGCCGTCGTCGACGTCCTGCGCGAGCACGGGCAGGAGCCGGTCGAGCCGGCCGGAGCCCGGAGGCGCGGCTGA